DNA from Candidatus Ishikawaella capsulata Mpkobe:
TTTATTCTCGTTTAGCAGGATTTGATAATTTCATATTAGAAGCAGCGAAAGATCTAGGTGCTAAAGAAACGACGATTTTGTCTAAAATTATTTTGCCATTAGCTATGCCAGCTATATTAGCAGGATATCTGATGAGTTTTACATTATCTTTGGATGATGTTGTAATATCCTCTTTTGTAACTAGCCCCACATTTGAAATTTTACCATTGAAAATTTATTCAATGATAAAGATAGGTCTTTCACCAGAAATTAATGCAATAGCTGCTATTTTTATGATAATTTCATTATTACTAGTAGTTATTAGTCAATTGTTATTGAACATGAATCAGTTGGAAAATTAAGGTAACAAGATGAAAAAGTGGTTTTATTTTTTATTTTCGATGATATTTATCATCAGCATTCAATCCACTAGCGCAAATAATGAGAAAGTTATCTATTTTTATAATTGGACAGAATATGTTCCTCCAGGATTGCTTGAACAATTTACCAAAGAGACTGGCATTAAAGTAATATATTCTACTTATGAATCTAATGAAAGTATGTATGCTAAACTAAAAACTTTGAAAAATAATTCATATGATTTAATTGTACCTTCAACTTATTTTATAAGTAAAATGCGAAAAGAAGGAATGTTAATAAAAATTGATAAATCTCAATTGAGTAATTTTAAATATCTAGATAATCGGCTCTTAAATAAGTCTTTTGATCCTAATAATCTCTATTCTATACCTTATATATGGGGTGTTACTACCATTGCTATTAATAATAAGGCTATGAATGCGAGTGATATATCGAGTTGGGCAGATTTATGGAGCGCTAAATATAAGAAAAGCTTATTGTTAATAGATGATGCACGTGAAGTATTCCAAATAGCTTTAAAAAAACTAGGATTTTCGGGTAATACTCGTGATTCAGAGCAAATTAAAGCAGCTTATAATGAACTAAAAAAACTTATTCCTAATGTATTAGCATTTAATGCTGATAATCCAGGTAATCCTTATATAGAACGTGAAGTTAATGTAGGTATGATATGGAACGGTTCAGCTTATGTAGCACAGCAATCAGGATTACCTTTACAACTAATATGG
Protein-coding regions in this window:
- a CDS encoding extracellular solute-binding protein yields the protein MKKWFYFLFSMIFIISIQSTSANNEKVIYFYNWTEYVPPGLLEQFTKETGIKVIYSTYESNESMYAKLKTLKNNSYDLIVPSTYFISKMRKEGMLIKIDKSQLSNFKYLDNRLLNKSFDPNNLYSIPYIWGVTTIAINNKAMNASDISSWADLWSAKYKKSLLLIDDAREVFQIALKKLGFSGNTRDSEQIKAAYNELKKLIPNVLAFNADNPGNPYIEREVNVGMIWNGSAYVAQQSGLPLQLIWPKEGAILWMDNLAIPNNAKNISGSLKLINFLLRPDIAAQVAQSTGYTSPNLEAKKLLPKNISSNPYLYPSEEVIKKAEWQDDVGDASVQYETLFQKLKTEM